The stretch of DNA GGAAGGTGAGGGGCTGATCGAGATCCGCCCGCGTAAAGGCCTTTATGTGCGCGCTGCCTCCAACGACCACCTCGGCAATTCTTTCGAGCGTCTGATCGGCACCGATTTTGACCGCGTCAACGAATTGTTAGATTTGCGCCGCGTGTTGGAGCACCGCTCAGCCTATCTCGCTGCCGAATATGCCAGCCCAGAGGACATCGCCGACCTGGCCGCGATCTTCGCCGATATCAAACGCGATGTTGCCGAGGGCGGCACTGGCGAAGAGCCCGATGTGCGCTTCCATTGCGCCATCGCCAAGGCAGCCGGCAATACTGTGCTCACCCATCTGATGGCGACACTGCATGGCGCCCTCGCCAAGGCGTCGCGCCTGCTCGCCTCGCGCCTGATGGAAAGCAACCACTACCGAGACGGCATGTTCGAACTGCACGTCCGCATCTACGAGGCTATCCGCAGCCACGACCCCAAAGCCGCAGCCGCG from Pseudomonadota bacterium encodes:
- a CDS encoding FadR/GntR family transcriptional regulator; its protein translation is MDVQPLRGSLGEAAFERLREGISGGKWAPGQRLPSERALAGHLAISRPALREAVKRLEGEGLIEIRPRKGLYVRAASNDHLGNSFERLIGTDFDRVNELLDLRRVLEHRSAYLAAEYASPEDIADLAAIFADIKRDVAEGGTGEEPDVRFHCAIAKAAGNTVLTHLMATLHGALAKASRLLASRLMESNHYRDGMFELHVRIYEAIRSHDPKAAAAAMDAHFDFVLREFSQYRARAGES